Proteins found in one Amycolatopsis umgeniensis genomic segment:
- a CDS encoding LysR family transcriptional regulator, with translation MELELRHLRIMCAIAELGSITKAANTLGMAQPALTAQLKRIERTLGGKLFLRDHTGTRPTALGLLVLDRAKMVLPAVSSLHDEAARLAQHAGTGEPVTLRLGSATGPMLGALLQRLGTTHPDIHVATHTSWSANQLAEMTAEGALDFAFVGVCGDASPPPEPGVRWRTLAHHPVFVLMSARDERAQHNEVELAALADERWCATPGDGCFGDCFASACARSGFTPRSLYETDVLTCIEMVESGHAVVLCQPLFHEIPGIVAVPIAGNPLSWKNLVGWSERGEMGPFAAEMIALSRAVYGELIDRRPTYSKYLELNPGYGVDYTDAGVR, from the coding sequence ATGGAGCTGGAACTGCGCCACTTGCGCATCATGTGCGCGATCGCCGAACTCGGGAGTATCACCAAGGCGGCGAACACGCTCGGAATGGCGCAGCCCGCTTTGACCGCACAACTGAAGCGCATCGAACGGACACTCGGCGGGAAGCTCTTCCTCCGTGATCACACGGGGACCAGGCCGACGGCACTCGGTCTCCTCGTTCTCGACCGGGCCAAAATGGTGCTTCCCGCAGTGTCGTCGCTGCACGACGAGGCCGCGCGCCTCGCCCAGCACGCCGGCACCGGCGAGCCGGTGACCTTGCGGCTCGGTTCGGCGACAGGGCCGATGCTCGGGGCTCTCCTGCAGCGTCTCGGCACCACCCATCCCGACATCCATGTCGCCACCCATACGTCGTGGTCGGCCAACCAGCTCGCGGAAATGACCGCCGAGGGCGCGCTGGACTTCGCCTTCGTAGGCGTCTGCGGTGACGCCTCGCCGCCGCCCGAGCCCGGCGTCCGGTGGCGGACGCTCGCGCACCATCCGGTGTTCGTGCTGATGTCGGCGCGTGACGAGCGCGCGCAGCACAACGAGGTCGAACTCGCCGCGCTGGCGGACGAACGCTGGTGCGCGACACCGGGGGACGGCTGTTTCGGCGACTGTTTCGCGTCCGCGTGCGCCCGGTCGGGGTTCACGCCGCGTTCGCTGTACGAGACCGATGTGCTGACCTGCATCGAGATGGTCGAATCGGGACACGCGGTGGTGTTGTGTCAGCCGCTGTTCCACGAGATCCCGGGCATCGTCGCCGTCCCGATCGCGGGGAATCCGCTGAGCTGGAAGAATCTCGTCGGCTGGTCGGAGCGCGGGGAGATGGGCCCCTTCGCCGCGGAGATGATCGCCCTGTCCCGCGCGGTGTACGGCGAACTGATCGACCGGCGGCCCACCTACTCGAAGTACCTCGAGTTGAACCCGGGTTATGGCGTGGACTACACGGATGCCGGAGTGCGCTGA